ATTTATTCTGCGTTGACACACAGATGGGTAAATTTAATGAAAGCTTTGGAAGGAAACAAAAGAGTACTAACTTCGAAATGTTTGTCAGATACACGCTGGTCAGCAAGAGCTGATGTTACTGAAGCCCTCGTTGATGGATATTACTACATTCAAAATGTAGCCAAATGTATTGAAGACAATTTGACACAAACACATGAAGCAAGATGTAAAGGTCAGACGTTGGCAGACAGAATGGATTGTCTTAAAACTGCTCTGATGGTTATGAATTGGCATTTAATTCTTGTACAGTTTAACAGTATAAATAAAGCTCTTCAAGAAGTTGAAGATGATTTGAATAAAGTGATGGATCTAATTGATTCTTTGGAAAACTTTCTGAAATCACTTCAGAATAGCTATGAAGAGTTGGAACTGAATGCCAGGAACACGTGTGAAAACACAAACTACAAAACAGCAAACAAGAACGAGCAACAAATATGATACAATTCCAGCACGAGCCTCAGATGAAGTTGTCCTTTCTGCGAGAGAAAAATTCAGATGCAGAACTTACGATATTACTTTAGATCAGTTGTCCGTTGTTTTACAGAAACACAGGGTTGAATATCAATTAGCGCACGACAAATTCAAATGTCGTCAACTTGTGTAATTTACCTGATGTagagatagaaactgaaacagGGAAACTCGTCATCgctttctcctgtgatttcaattTTGGGGAGGCTTCAAGCTCGGTGGGCCGAACTTGAAATCTCCCAAGGTTGAAATCCGGTCTGTTAGTTTGCCGCTCGTGAAAAATAGAAAGATCTTTGACGCTTGGAGgctttgcgcgcgcgcgcatgcacacatacatacacacacatacacacatacacacacacgcatacacacacacacacacacacacacacgtaaatgtcaCCGCATTGGtgaataaagattctttatttgtgtattatatttttatatgtaaagaTGTATAGGATTGCGTTGTCTAATGTGTTCTCTCCTAATTTCAGACGATAGGATATGaactgagagaaatttggctgctatttctagcagactacTTGACCACCCAggagtttttttttctcactgcaCAAAGTAAACTATGTTATTTGACTCAAGATCAGTCTTGTTCTAAGAGACATCTGCTGAAAGGTGTGACTAACCCGTCTTTCTGTGGCTACAAATCGTGACTGACCCAAATTTTGTATAACAGAAATTACATTGTCCGGTGTATGATTTGAGAAAGTGCATCCATCGTAAAGCTTCCTTCTTCAATATCAAGATCAGTCTACATTGACGTCACTTTACACGAGGGAAATATTATCAAATAGTGATGTACTAGATAGAACAGGTGGTGTTCTCGTCTGCTCTTGTCTGCTCTTGTCTGCTCTCATCTGCTCTTGTCTGCTCTCATCTGCTCTTGTCTGCTCTCGTCTGCTCTCGTCTGCCAGAAagcaacactctctctctctctccctctctctttcactctctctctctctctctctctctctctctctctctctctctctctctctctctctctctttctctcatcctctttctctctctacttctctccctctccttccttcTATTTCATTCCTTCGGAGAGATAGTGAGTATAAGAGACGTTGTAAGGTTTGAGCTGAGGAGGATGTTACAGGTGATGAGATGAAAGTTTGGCAGTATTTCTactacgtatataaatatacttgcatAATCTCCAGTATACTGAAGATGACAGTGTTTCTGAATGTAGGATCATAAAAACCAGACATGAGCTTTCAGTATAAATCATCGTTCTGTTGTGATAAGAGAAAGGAAAAACTTTTGAAGTGGCTGCACACTATTAGAAAAATCGTAAACAACAATCCTTCGTACACTTTAACACACTGCGACACGAACTAACGCGTGAACGTCTACGTCGTCATTCGACTTATtgaaaatagcaattaaatctctCACGACTGAAGTCCTTGTCgtcttggaaaaaaaaaggatacattgAAGAATGTACTCCTAGATATCTCTAAAAAGATGCGATGGTCATGGTTGGTATACTTTTGACCGTATATTTACTTAATCAAGTTTGACCTGGAGCTAACAGTAACAACCCAGAAAATATCGGAATATTCTGTAGTGTAGGCTGTTTTATTAAAAAATCTATATTTAGCTACACTGCATACGGGTTGATATCGATTCTTTGAGTTCTGTCCATAGTACCCGAATGTAATATCTCCTAATATTAATTAAACAAAGATCTTTGATAGAAAATTATTGTgcaccaatattattatttctgaccATCCAATATATCAAAccatcaaaaataaacaaacaagcaaacaaataagcatataaacaaataaataaataaattagaagctACTTGTGATATAGTTTGCTTTATTGCTTCTATGAATGTCCATTTTGGAATGTCGGAATCTATTGAAACCCAGGAATCCAGATagttgggtttgtgtgtgtgtgtgtgtgtgtgtgtgtgtgtgtgtgtgtgtgtgtgtgtgtgtgtgtgtgtgtgtgtgtgcgcgcgcgcgccaaTAATAACAGTGAAACTTGATGTAGCTGTTCGACTTGCTAGAGATAGCGACCAAATTTCGTTCAACTTAAATCCAACATCTTCATAATTCGAACTGTATATTATCTATTATCATTTACTTCAACTTTTCATTGGACTACGgctatgctgaggcactgccttgaaagatttcAGTCCAACGATCGCCCCAATCcttctttaagtctggtacttattctattggtttcttatgccgaaccgctaagttacaccaGTTATAAAgtagtgttggcttgtttacgcacatgcacatacattcacgcgtgcgcacatacacacacatacacacacgcacaaacacacactcacacacacacatacagacacacacacacacacacatacacacacacacacacacacacacacacacacacacacacacacacacacacacacacacacacacacacacacacacacacacacacacacacacacacacacacatgatggcctctttcagtgtccgtcaaccaaattcactttgGTCGGCAACCAGGGTCTATAGTAGAATATACTAACCCAGAGTGTCACGTAATgtgactggacccggaaccatgtggtcgggaagcaaatttttaccacacagccacggcttGCATCTTGAACAGAATTTCTCCAGATAGCAAACACCAGGCTACTATCCATCcgaaaaaaatgtttatgattCCTCCTCCATCCCTGCCCTACAGCAGTGCAGATCCAGTGAGTGCCGCTCGGAACAGCGCTAGAGCTTGCCACTTGCCTCATGTCATCCCCAACTTATACAAgcttgttggcattccgtcgcttacgacgtctagggttccagttgatccgatcaacggaacagcctgctcgtgaaattaacgtgcaagtggctgaacactccacagacacgtgtacccttaacgtagttcgcggggatattcagtgtgacacagtgtgacaagactgaccctttgaattacaggcacaacagaaacaggaagtaagagtgagagaaagttgtggtgaaagagtacagcagggttcgccaccatcccctgccggagcctcatggagctttaggtgttttcgctcaataaacac
This genomic interval from Octopus bimaculoides isolate UCB-OBI-ISO-001 chromosome 4, ASM119413v2, whole genome shotgun sequence contains the following:
- the LOC106870204 gene encoding uncharacterized protein LOC106870204 is translated as MQAGLKENNMAAVFFSFAAHSLNVVGQAVASCFVESVSYFEFIQILYTIYSALTHRWVNLMKALEGNKRVLTSKCLSDTRWSARADVTEALVDGYYYIQNVAKCIEDNLTQTHEARCKGQTLADRMDCLKTALMVMNWHLILVQFNSINKALQEVEDDLNKVMDLIDSLENFLKSLQNSYEELELNARNTCENTNYKTANKNEQQI